GTCAGATCGGTCCCCGGACCCTTGAAATGCAGCGAAGCAAAACGCTCGCCGTTCAGCCAGGCCGAGCGCTTGGCGAGATTGGCATTGTGCTCCGCCCAGGCGGCGACAGGGTCGCTGACATCGACACGCGAGGCGGCAAAGATCGCCTTGGCGAGCTTGGCGATCGCGATCGGCTCCGGGTCGTCGGGGAAGACCACCTTGGCCCACGAAGGGTTGGGGTAGGAGACGATGTTCCAGTTGATGTCGAAATTCGAGATCTTTTCCAGCGCCGGCTTATAGGCGGTTGAGGTGGCGCGATTGGCGCGCCCGACCTTGCCGGCATCCTGTTCGGAAAGCAGCATCGGATTGTCGCCGGCGACCGCCAGACGGGCCGCCCCGTTGGCATAGGCCTTGGCCATGCCCTCGTAGAGCCAGTCGGAGGCGCGGTCGAAGCTCTCGTCGCTGCCATACTGGAAGCGCGCCAGCGTCGTTTCCTCGTCGGAGTAGAAGGCGCTCACCAGCCCGGCGCCGGCCTGATAAGCGTGTTTGGTGATGAGGCGCACAAGCGGCAGCGCCACAACAGGCGCGGTGATCACCAGGTCCTGGCCCTTCTGCAGCTGCAAACCGACCTTGACGGCGACTTCCGCGAGCTTCTCCAGCTTGACGGGATCAACGGTGTTCTGGCTCTGGGGCATGAAAGTCATGGTTCAACCTGCCTTCTGTCATCGACGCTAAGAGGCTGAAAGACTTAGACCGGTTTGCGGCGAAAATGAAGCGCAGAGCTGCCGATTTGAAAGCGGCCGGGCACCATGCCCGACCGCCTTCGCGCAAGCGTCAAGCGGCGGCAGGCAGCCTGAGCAGGATCGATTCGTGCTTGTCGAGGAACTCCATCAGCCGCTGCGGATAATCTTCGCCGACGGCGTCTTTCACGCTTCGCCGTTCGCCGAGCGCGATTCGCCAGCGCGTCACCCGCTCGAGCCCCGCGAAGATGCCGCTATCTCCGAGCCTCTCGAAAACATCGAAATACCGAAAGATCGGCGCGAAGACGGCATCGACGAGGCTGAAGCTGCTACCGGAAAAATAAGGTCCATCCGCGAGCACTCCTTCGAGCGTCGCGAACTTGGCGATCAGCGCCTTGCGCTTGGCCTCCAGCTGTTCCACCTCCGTGGCCGTTTCATAGCCCCAGAGATCGGAAAGCACGGACGAGCCGAATTCCATCCAACCGCGATGGCGGGCGCGGGCAAGCGGATCGGCCGGATGCAGGGCAGATCCCGCCTGCGTCTCCTCCAGATATTCGCAGATAACGCTGCTTTCGAAGAGGATGGCCTCGCCGCCATCGTCTTCCTCGATCCTGAGCAGCGGCACCTTGCCGAGCGGCGAGATCTCAAGGAACCAGTCCGGCTTGTTGGCAAGGTCGATGTTGATGCGCTCGAAGGGAACACCCTTTTCGCGAAGTGCGATCGCGGCGCGTTGCACATAGGGGCAGAGATGATGGCTGATGAGGGTGAGCCTGCTCATGAACGTCTCCTTGCTGTTTTAATAGATGCATTTGCATATAATAGCGCTTGCGGGCTTGTGCAAGATAAATGTATTTGCATCTATGATGGAAAAGACACCGAAGCCGACTGAGGCCGCCACCTCTGCCTGGACCAGCATCATGCGGACCCGCGAACGGCTGCTGGCCGCGATCGAAGCCGATCTGAAAGCGGCCGGCATGCCGCCGCTTGCCTGGTATGACGTGCTCTGGGAACTGGCGCGCTCGAAAGACGGCAAGCTGCGGCCCTACGAGATCGAGGAGCGGACCTTGCTGGCGCAGTATAATCTTTCCCGGCTGATTAATCGGTTGGAAAGAGAGGGCCTGGTCCGGCGCGAGGTCTTCGCCGAGGACGGCCGCGGGCGCTGGGTTCTGCTTACCGATGCCGGCCGAATGCTTCGCACGCGGATGTGGACCGTCTATGCCGCAGC
This DNA window, taken from Rhizobium etli CFN 42, encodes the following:
- a CDS encoding aminopeptidase; translation: MTFMPQSQNTVDPVKLEKLAEVAVKVGLQLQKGQDLVITAPVVALPLVRLITKHAYQAGAGLVSAFYSDEETTLARFQYGSDESFDRASDWLYEGMAKAYANGAARLAVAGDNPMLLSEQDAGKVGRANRATSTAYKPALEKISNFDINWNIVSYPNPSWAKVVFPDDPEPIAIAKLAKAIFAASRVDVSDPVAAWAEHNANLAKRSAWLNGERFASLHFKGPGTDLTVGLADGHEWHGGASTAKNGITCNPNIPTEEVFTTPHALRVEGHVSSTKPLSHQGTLIDNIQVRFEGGRIVEAKATRGEEVLNKVLDTDEGARRLGEVALVPHSSPISASGILFYNTLFDENASCHIALGQCYSKCFLNGATLSQEQIEAQGGNSSLIHIDWMIGSDKVDIDGITPDGSRVPVMRQGEWA
- a CDS encoding glutathione S-transferase family protein, translated to MSRLTLISHHLCPYVQRAAIALREKGVPFERINIDLANKPDWFLEISPLGKVPLLRIEEDDGGEAILFESSVICEYLEETQAGSALHPADPLARARHRGWMEFGSSVLSDLWGYETATEVEQLEAKRKALIAKFATLEGVLADGPYFSGSSFSLVDAVFAPIFRYFDVFERLGDSGIFAGLERVTRWRIALGERRSVKDAVGEDYPQRLMEFLDKHESILLRLPAAA
- a CDS encoding MarR family winged helix-turn-helix transcriptional regulator, whose amino-acid sequence is MMEKTPKPTEAATSAWTSIMRTRERLLAAIEADLKAAGMPPLAWYDVLWELARSKDGKLRPYEIEERTLLAQYNLSRLINRLEREGLVRREVFAEDGRGRWVLLTDAGRMLRTRMWTVYAAAIEIHVGSKLAEDEAKAISGLLARFL